The Candidatus Manganitrophaceae bacterium genome segment GGTTTCCTCTGCCCGCTTTAACGCGCGTGCAGCCGACTCTAACGCATTTTTATGCCGAAGCAAGGCAACGATTGGACGCTCGTGCTCCGGTTGATGAGAAAGGAGATGTATGACCTCTTTCTTCAGCGTTTCAACGCCTGCTTTCGTAATGGTTGAAAGTGAAATTTGTGTTTCTGGATGATCCTTCTCAAATGCAGTGAAATCAAATCTTCGGACCAAGTCAACCTTGTTCAGAACGATTAATTTCTGTACTCCTCTAAGACGACTCGATAAAAGGTCGTCCTCCGGGCGGCAGGGCTCGCTCGCATCAATGACCCACAGGACCAAATCGGCATTCTTAATCGCGTTGGCGCCGCGCCGAACCCCTTCCGCCTCAATCGGATCGTCGGTCTCTCGATAGCCGGCCGTATCGGTTAACTGAAGGACCAGTCCATCCAGCTGGAGCCTCTCCTGCAGCAGATCACGGGTGGTTCCCGGCACCGGGGTGACGATGGCCCGATCTTCTTGAAGCAGGAGGTTCATAAGGCTCGACTTGCCAACATTGGGACGTCCGGCGATCACCAGGTTGAAACCATCCTGGATCTTTCTCCCCTCTGCATAACTCGAGAGGATTTTGTCTACCTCGCTTGAGACCTGCTGAATCTCTTTGAACATCTGCTCGGCGGAGGAGAAGGTAATCCCTTCTTCAGAGAAGTCGATCGATGCCTCAATCTGAGCAACGATCCCAAGTAAGCACTCACGGAGCTGAATGATCTTTTTTGAAAGATCTCCCCTGAGTTGGTTGAGTGCCCACGCATGGTGGCCCCAGTTTTGAGAAGTAATGACTTCTATTACCGCTTCCGCTTGAGCCAGATCGAGCCTGCCAGCGAGAAATGCGCGCCGTGTAAACTCTCCCGGGGAAGCAAGTCGCGCACCCTGTGAAAGCAAAATAGACAAAATTTTCTCTAAAATCAGTGGGTTACCGTGGGTCTGAATCTCAACGGTGTCTTCGGTGGTATACGTTCGCGGTCCGTGCATAACGAGAAAAAGGGCTTCATCGATCAACGTCTGTGTGGCGGGATTGACTACATGACCGAAGTGGGCGGTATGACTGGTAAATTCGGAGAGAAGACCTTTTCCCCGGTAGAGGGGTTGAACAACC includes the following:
- the mnmE gene encoding tRNA uridine-5-carboxymethylaminomethyl(34) synthesis GTPase MnmE, whose amino-acid sequence is MRRRAGEDDTICAISTAVGLAGIGVVRVSGEKAFQVVQPLYRGKGLLSEFTSHTAHFGHVVNPATQTLIDEALFLVMHGPRTYTTEDTVEIQTHGNPLILEKILSILLSQGARLASPGEFTRRAFLAGRLDLAQAEAVIEVITSQNWGHHAWALNQLRGDLSKKIIQLRECLLGIVAQIEASIDFSEEGITFSSAEQMFKEIQQVSSEVDKILSSYAEGRKIQDGFNLVIAGRPNVGKSSLMNLLLQEDRAIVTPVPGTTRDLLQERLQLDGLVLQLTDTAGYRETDDPIEAEGVRRGANAIKNADLVLWVIDASEPCRPEDDLLSSRLRGVQKLIVLNKVDLVRRFDFTAFEKDHPETQISLSTITKAGVETLKKEVIHLLSHQPEHERPIVALLRHKNALESAARALKRAEETAEKKASWEFLAADLREALDALGEIVGETTTDEILDQVFNQFCIGK